AATTTTCGTAATAAATCAAAAGCTATCTGAATTTTTTCATTATTTAAATTATTTGTTTTCATTGTTTTTCCTCAAGTTTTTATTTTTAAAATCAGTATGACCTAGACCGTGGAAAGATCTTTCGGTTTGGCTAAATTCGTTATAATTATTAATCTCAACAAATTGAGGAACAAGCCTTTTCTGAAAAACGACTTGGGCTATGGCAACTTCCTTGCTTATAATGAAAGGTTTATTGCCTATGTTTAATATTTTAGCAGTAGCCTCGCCCCGAAAGTCGGCATCAATTGGTACCATAGCATTTTGTAAAAGAGTATCTTTTACTGTAGTGGCACCGGAACGGGGCAGTAAGTAATAAAACATTTCTGACGGCATTTCAGTTATAAAACCTATACCCAAAACTACTGACTGGTTGGGCATAAGGTTATAAATTAGCTGACCGTTTTCTTGGATTATGTTTTTGTTGATTTGTTCATTATCCGATCTTGATTTAAAGTTGAATAAGTTTTTTCTTAAGTAAGGTGATTGTTTATCCATTTCACTTAAGGAAACAATACACCTTGGATATACGTCATAGCCAGCTGATTGTGGGGTGCCTAGTTTAGGTATTTTACCGCCTGTTAGTAATAATATTTTTACATTTTTTATCATTTTAAAGTCCTTTTTGTTTGTGATTTTAATTAAACAAATTACCCCGATTGGTATATATTGTCAAATAGATAGTTATGAATTTGCTAATTGAAAAAAAATTAACCACCCAAGGTTATAAGTTGGTGGCCGGGGCGGATGAGGCTGGTCGGGGCGCTTTGGCCGGGCCAATTGTGGCGGCAGTGGTTATTTTGTCTAAAGATTTATTAGCCAATCCTCCAGACTGGTTGAGTTGGGTTAAAGATTCTAAAATTTTAAACCCCCAAAAAAGACAGGAAATTTTTAAGTTAGCCCGGCGACAAATTATTTGGTCAATTGGTTTGGTAAATAGCCGCCAAATAGATAGTAAGGGAATAACCTGGTCTAATCATCAGGTGGTCTTTAAAGCTGTAAATAAATTAAAAGTTAAACCAGATTATTTACTGACCGATTATATAGCCAAACTACCCAAAAAAATTAAAAATTTACCCGTACAGAGCCTTGTTGATGGGGATGCTAAAGTTTTGTCTATAGCCCTAGCTTCGGTTATGGCTAAAGTTTATCGGGATAAAGTAATGGATAATTATGACAAAAAATATCCAAACTACAATTTTTCTAAGAATAAAGGTTATGGTACAAAAGATCATCTTAAAAAGCTTAGGCTTTTAGGCCCTTGTTCAATTCATCGTTTAACGTATCGACCAGTTAAAGACAGTTTGGTATAATGTGATTATTAATTAAAAATATATGAGAACAGAAATAGTTACTTCCAAACTACTTAATCCAGAAAGTTTATTAAAAGACGAACTGGGTTTGAGTAGTGGACACAATTTTGGAGATTTAGGTTGTGGTGGCGCGGGTTATTTTACCCTGCCAGCCGCCCGCTTAGTTGGTAGCCAAGGAAAAGTTTATGCGGTGGATATATTAAAATCGGCTTTGGAAGGAGTAGTGGGTAAGGCTAAACTGGAGAATTTGAATAATATCGAAACAGTTTGGTCGGATTTGGAAAAATTAGGAGCTACTAAAATTGAATCGGCTATTTTGGATTTTGCCTGTTTAATAAATATAATTTTTCAGTCACGGCAGAACGATTTTATTTTAAAAGAAACAAATCGTTTATTAAAAACTGGTGGTAGTTTGTTGTTGGTTGATTGGAAAGTGCAACCAA
This is a stretch of genomic DNA from Patescibacteria group bacterium. It encodes these proteins:
- a CDS encoding class I SAM-dependent methyltransferase, encoding MRTEIVTSKLLNPESLLKDELGLSSGHNFGDLGCGGAGYFTLPAARLVGSQGKVYAVDILKSALEGVVGKAKLENLNNIETVWSDLEKLGATKIESAILDFACLINIIFQSRQNDFILKETNRLLKTGGSLLLVDWKVQPTPFGPPLDNRIAPEKVVELSKVAGFSLVKQFEAGPYHYGFILKK
- a CDS encoding ribonuclease HII, whose protein sequence is MNLLIEKKLTTQGYKLVAGADEAGRGALAGPIVAAVVILSKDLLANPPDWLSWVKDSKILNPQKRQEIFKLARRQIIWSIGLVNSRQIDSKGITWSNHQVVFKAVNKLKVKPDYLLTDYIAKLPKKIKNLPVQSLVDGDAKVLSIALASVMAKVYRDKVMDNYDKKYPNYNFSKNKGYGTKDHLKKLRLLGPCSIHRLTYRPVKDSLV